The following proteins are co-located in the Haloplanus sp. HW8-1 genome:
- a CDS encoding ABC transporter substrate-binding protein: MVDDNQSSRIGEQNRRRFIKAVTGSSVALATGLAGCSGGGSGGDGGDGGDGGDGGDMGDGGTQTTNQANGDTNGGETTVKIGALYPLSGNLAQLGEESFRGVELAVEERNANGGVNGAQIELVQKDAPDANSGVSAVESLTNVENVDVIAGSYSSTISRASTQRAAGFNMPYWELGAVADVITQENPGNTFRTNPMASFFGESGVATTEEVIAPALEKSVEDMNVAVMYESGAYGNSVGGTVKSLSEEAGMNVVADIEYDAGTSDLSSSIQKLKSADVDVINHTGYSSDIYLLWNQSEDLDNYIPAAVGNGGGYSLQAFVENIGTQTALGVFNEDFTQYNTNPEYAPGIEEFVGTYSEAYGDPPLSGHSLANYFGMNVLLDTLAQMDSPSDFTLSEMKDAALSLDREVGTSATSWGVSFEEGTLQNTRTTVTGHQWQADTYSDDIWHPDRTDGTADLYTLYPDEGRLDFAEVKNVPRPEYHQQ; the protein is encoded by the coding sequence ATGGTGGACGATAATCAATCAAGTCGGATTGGAGAGCAGAACCGTCGCCGTTTCATCAAGGCAGTCACCGGGTCCAGCGTCGCGCTGGCCACGGGACTTGCCGGGTGTTCGGGCGGCGGAAGTGGTGGCGACGGCGGCGACGGCGGCGACGGCGGCGACGGCGGCGACATGGGCGACGGCGGCACCCAGACGACCAACCAGGCGAACGGCGACACCAACGGCGGCGAGACGACCGTCAAGATCGGCGCGCTCTACCCGCTGAGCGGTAACCTCGCACAGCTGGGCGAGGAGAGTTTCCGCGGCGTCGAACTGGCGGTCGAGGAGCGAAACGCCAACGGCGGCGTGAACGGCGCGCAGATCGAACTGGTCCAGAAGGACGCACCGGACGCCAACTCCGGTGTGAGTGCGGTCGAGAGCCTCACGAACGTCGAGAACGTCGACGTCATCGCCGGGAGCTACTCGAGCACCATCTCGCGGGCGTCGACCCAGCGTGCGGCCGGCTTCAACATGCCGTACTGGGAGCTCGGCGCCGTCGCGGACGTGATCACCCAGGAGAACCCCGGGAACACGTTCCGGACGAACCCGATGGCCTCCTTCTTCGGCGAATCCGGAGTCGCGACGACCGAGGAGGTCATCGCCCCCGCGCTGGAGAAGTCCGTCGAAGACATGAACGTCGCCGTGATGTACGAGAGCGGAGCGTACGGGAACTCCGTCGGTGGGACGGTGAAGTCCCTCTCCGAGGAGGCCGGCATGAACGTCGTCGCGGACATCGAGTACGACGCCGGCACGAGTGACCTCTCCTCGTCGATCCAGAAGCTCAAAAGCGCCGATGTCGACGTCATCAACCACACCGGCTACTCGTCGGACATCTACCTCCTCTGGAACCAGAGCGAGGACCTGGACAACTACATTCCGGCGGCCGTCGGCAACGGCGGCGGCTACTCGCTCCAGGCGTTCGTCGAGAACATCGGGACTCAGACGGCACTCGGCGTCTTCAACGAGGACTTCACGCAGTACAACACGAACCCCGAGTACGCGCCGGGCATCGAGGAGTTCGTCGGGACGTACAGCGAGGCGTACGGCGACCCGCCGCTGTCGGGCCACTCGCTGGCCAACTACTTCGGCATGAACGTCCTCCTCGACACGCTCGCGCAGATGGACTCCCCGAGCGACTTCACGCTCAGCGAGATGAAGGACGCGGCCCTCTCCCTCGACAGGGAAGTCGGCACGAGCGCGACGTCGTGGGGTGTCAGCTTCGAGGAAGGCACGTTGCAGAACACCCGTACCACGGTCACCGGTCACCAGTGGCAGGCCGACACCTACTCGGACGACATCTGGCACCCGGACCGGACGGACGGCACGGCGGACCTGTACACCCTCTACCCGGACGAGGGCCGCCTCGACTTCGCGGAGGTCAAGAACGTCCCCCGGCCCGAGTACCACCAGCAGTAA
- a CDS encoding zinc-dependent alcohol dehydrogenase, with protein MNDSMKTVTVIDDGTERRLATGEAPIPDPGHGEVRLSVRAAGVCGSDVGAWKGKSVYDFVETPRVLGHEYVGVVDAVGDGVASVDPGDRVVERPLYACGVCRACRHGDEHVCENVEIAGFHFDGGFAPFRVVSANALHPVPDGVSDRRAAATEPMAVSARAIFDRASVTPGDDVLVLGAGPMGAFSALMADHGNANVVVGGLAADRERFDVLERVGVATVNLEPTSLSAVAAEVADGAFDLLIDATGSASALEGGLDVVRPAGEAVVIGIPGDAMGVPSPSFVRGEKRVSGSYGATAADFERALDLIGGLDARLDPLLVGYDPNDPAAAFHDFAEGAVVKPVFDIPELR; from the coding sequence ATGAACGACAGTATGAAAACGGTCACGGTGATCGACGACGGCACCGAGCGGCGGCTAGCGACGGGAGAGGCGCCGATTCCGGACCCCGGACACGGCGAGGTCCGCCTGTCGGTTCGCGCGGCCGGCGTCTGCGGGAGCGACGTCGGGGCCTGGAAGGGGAAGTCGGTGTACGACTTCGTCGAGACGCCGCGGGTACTCGGCCACGAGTACGTGGGTGTCGTCGACGCGGTCGGCGACGGCGTCGCGAGCGTCGACCCCGGAGATCGCGTCGTCGAGCGGCCGCTCTACGCCTGTGGCGTCTGTCGGGCCTGCCGGCACGGCGACGAGCACGTCTGTGAGAACGTCGAGATAGCCGGGTTCCACTTCGACGGGGGGTTCGCCCCGTTCCGTGTGGTCTCCGCCAACGCCCTCCATCCCGTGCCCGACGGGGTATCCGACCGACGCGCCGCCGCCACGGAACCGATGGCCGTATCGGCCCGGGCCATCTTCGACCGGGCGTCGGTCACGCCCGGGGACGACGTACTCGTCCTCGGTGCCGGACCGATGGGCGCCTTCAGCGCCCTCATGGCCGACCACGGCAACGCCAACGTCGTCGTCGGTGGCCTCGCGGCCGACCGGGAGCGGTTCGACGTCCTCGAACGCGTCGGCGTCGCGACGGTCAACCTCGAACCGACCTCGCTGTCGGCCGTCGCCGCCGAGGTGGCCGACGGTGCCTTCGACCTCCTGATCGATGCGACCGGATCGGCGAGCGCCCTCGAAGGGGGACTCGACGTCGTTCGTCCCGCCGGCGAAGCGGTCGTCATCGGCATTCCCGGCGACGCGATGGGCGTGCCCTCTCCTTCCTTCGTCCGCGGCGAGAAGCGAGTGAGTGGCTCTTACGGGGCAACGGCGGCTGACTTCGAGCGCGCGCTCGACCTCATCGGGGGCCTCGACGCCCGGCTTGACCCCCTCCTCGTCGGGTACGACCCGAACGACCCGGCGGCGGCGTTCCACGACTTCGCCGAGGGTGCGGTCGTCAAGCCCGTCTTCGACATCCCGGAACTTCGGTAG